One genomic region from Bacillota bacterium encodes:
- the secA gene encoding preprotein translocase subunit SecA: MLGFIKNLFDSNAREIKRLEKVVADINSLEPKFVALSDTALRAKTGEFRARLQGGATLDSLLPEAFAAVREASRRVIGQRHFDVQLLGGMVLHQGRIAEMKTGEGKTLVATLPAYLNALQGKGVHVITVNDYLARLHSEWMGQIYHFLGLEVGLIVHGIDFAARKRAYAADITYGTNNEFGFDYLRDNMVHDPAHMVQRELHHAIVDEVDSILIDEARTPLIISGQGEQSTDLYHRFARLVRTFREDIDYTVDEKMKTVTPTEVAVHKTEKAFGVENLFDNNNISLQHHLNQAIRAKALMKLDRDYVVKDDEVIIVDEFTGRLMYGRRYSAGLHQAIEAKEGVTIEKESQTLASITFQNYFRMYTKISGMTGTAVTEEEEFRHIYKMDVVVLPTNRPMIRKDMADVVYKTEKAKYNAVIEDIIARHATGQPVLVGTVSIEKSEWLSEMLKKRRITHQVLNAKHHEREAEIVAQGGRKGTVTIATNMAGRGTDIILGGNAEFLTRQALIAAGVAPEALVDLFLRQDPESLALRERYLSDLAARQTMTQAEHEEVVRLGGLHIIGTERHEARRIDNQLRGRAGRQGDPGSSQFFISLEDDLMRLFGGETMLNLMDKLGMEDDMPIEHSLLSGAIERAQKRVESRNFDLRKHVLEYDDVLNKQRTIIYRQRREALSGQLDGVVEAMFGEIIDMALVAYIPDKTYPEEWDVTGLQAAMEEFVPLGELDPETWRQFTRHGLRDEINELCLAALARRQSEVGAELFNDLKRVVLLRMVDTKWMSHLDNMEELRQGIGLRAYGQKDPLVEYKLESYEMFQQMIAEIKQDVVRYVFRVQVVGEPQAAPVVKVRPTASPAPQAAPRDSKLLGRNDPCPCGSGKKYKKCCGRES; this comes from the coding sequence ATGCTGGGGTTTATCAAGAACTTGTTTGACTCCAATGCGCGTGAGATTAAGCGTCTAGAAAAAGTAGTAGCCGATATAAACTCTCTTGAGCCGAAATTTGTCGCTTTGTCTGACACTGCCTTACGCGCTAAGACAGGGGAATTTCGCGCGCGCCTGCAGGGCGGCGCGACTTTAGACAGCCTGCTGCCAGAAGCATTTGCGGCAGTGCGCGAGGCGAGCCGGCGTGTTATCGGCCAGCGGCATTTTGACGTGCAGCTGCTCGGCGGCATGGTTTTGCACCAAGGGCGTATCGCCGAAATGAAGACAGGCGAAGGCAAGACTCTAGTCGCCACTCTTCCTGCCTACCTCAATGCCCTGCAGGGCAAGGGTGTGCATGTTATAACCGTTAACGACTACCTCGCCCGTCTGCACAGTGAGTGGATGGGGCAGATTTATCACTTCTTGGGCCTTGAAGTGGGGCTTATTGTGCATGGGATTGACTTTGCGGCCAGAAAACGCGCTTATGCCGCCGATATCACCTACGGCACCAATAACGAATTTGGCTTTGACTACCTGCGCGACAACATGGTGCACGACCCCGCGCACATGGTGCAGCGTGAGCTTCATCATGCCATCGTCGACGAAGTAGACAGCATACTTATTGATGAGGCGCGCACCCCGCTGATTATTTCGGGGCAGGGGGAGCAGTCGACCGACCTCTACCACCGCTTTGCCCGCCTAGTGCGCACCTTTCGCGAAGACATAGACTACACCGTGGACGAGAAAATGAAGACGGTGACCCCGACCGAAGTGGCCGTGCACAAGACGGAGAAGGCTTTTGGCGTGGAGAACCTCTTTGATAACAACAATATCTCCCTGCAGCATCATCTCAACCAGGCCATACGCGCCAAAGCGCTGATGAAGCTCGACCGCGACTATGTGGTGAAAGACGACGAAGTAATTATTGTCGACGAGTTCACAGGCCGCCTGATGTATGGGCGCCGTTACAGCGCGGGGCTGCACCAAGCCATTGAGGCTAAAGAAGGCGTGACCATCGAAAAAGAGAGCCAGACTCTAGCCAGCATCACCTTCCAGAATTATTTTCGCATGTATACCAAGATCTCTGGCATGACAGGCACCGCTGTAACCGAGGAAGAAGAATTTCGCCATATCTATAAAATGGACGTAGTTGTTTTGCCGACCAACCGCCCCATGATACGCAAAGACATGGCAGATGTGGTCTACAAGACCGAGAAGGCCAAGTATAACGCCGTCATCGAAGACATTATCGCCCGCCACGCCACGGGGCAGCCAGTGCTAGTGGGCACTGTCTCCATCGAAAAATCGGAGTGGCTGAGTGAAATGCTTAAAAAGCGTCGCATCACCCACCAAGTGCTAAATGCCAAGCACCATGAGCGCGAGGCCGAAATTGTCGCACAGGGCGGGCGCAAGGGCACAGTTACCATCGCCACGAACATGGCGGGGCGCGGCACCGATATTATTCTCGGGGGCAATGCCGAGTTTTTGACTCGGCAGGCGCTTATTGCTGCTGGTGTGGCGCCAGAGGCCCTAGTCGATCTCTTTCTGCGCCAAGACCCCGAATCACTCGCCCTGCGCGAGCGCTACCTCTCCGACCTAGCGGCACGTCAAACTATGACGCAGGCCGAGCACGAAGAGGTGGTCAGACTGGGTGGCCTGCACATTATTGGCACGGAGCGCCACGAGGCTCGCCGCATAGATAATCAGTTGCGGGGCCGCGCCGGCCGCCAAGGCGACCCCGGCTCATCGCAGTTCTTTATCTCTCTGGAAGACGATCTTATGCGCCTCTTTGGGGGCGAGACCATGCTTAACTTAATGGATAAGCTAGGCATGGAAGACGACATGCCGATTGAGCACTCGCTGCTTTCGGGCGCCATAGAGCGCGCGCAAAAGCGCGTGGAAAGCCGCAACTTTGACTTGCGCAAGCATGTGCTGGAGTACGACGATGTATTAAACAAGCAGCGCACGATTATCTACCGTCAGCGCCGCGAGGCTTTAAGTGGGCAGCTGGACGGCGTGGTCGAAGCGATGTTTGGCGAAATAATAGACATGGCCCTTGTGGCCTACATCCCCGACAAGACCTATCCCGAAGAGTGGGATGTCACCGGTCTACAGGCAGCCATGGAAGAGTTTGTGCCCTTAGGGGAGCTAGACCCCGAAACATGGCGACAGTTTACCCGCCATGGCCTGCGCGATGAGATTAATGAGCTCTGCCTAGCAGCCTTAGCGCGCCGGCAAAGCGAAGTTGGCGCGGAGCTGTTTAACGACCTCAAGCGGGTGGTGCTGCTACGCATGGTGGACACCAAGTGGATGAGCCACCTCGACAATATGGAGGAGCTGCGCCAAGGCATTGGCCTACGTGCGTACGGACAAAAGGACCCGCTGGTGGAATACAAGCTCGAATCCTACGAAATGTTTCAGCAGATGATTGCCGAAATTAAGCAGGATGTGGTGCGCTATGTCTTCCGCGTGCAAGTCGTCGGCGAACCGCAAGCCGCCCCTGTGGTCAAGGTACGCCCCACGGCGAGCCCTGCCCCACAAGCCGCGCCTCGCGATAGCAAGCTGCTAGGGCGTAATGACCCCTGCCCCTGTGGTAGTGGCAAGAAGTACAAGAAATGTTGTGGACGTGAGTCGTAA
- a CDS encoding HD-GYP domain-containing protein gives MTLKLRLYVYTVIALGVILLIGLGLPESPAEVTAIVVFGVIAMLFEALSIEALLGKSTISVSYVPIITVALLFDVQVAAWVGALSSLNVKEIMGGKPLLRNLFNFAQVAVSGAAAGAAYAYVGGSAREVDMIFGASVVVGVLALLLVNALLTGVAVSLSERVGLVKVLRLMLGSGGLAYVVTAPLAVLTAVLYIHVGYVGVILSLLPLFLARMSLKLYRDMRQHYLETVQALAQAIDAKDTYTRGHSGRVGIYAVDIARRMGWQGDKLEQMYFTALLHDIGKIGVRDHVLTKDGRLSQAERAEINNHPSLGADIVLKIAYLKEGADYIRHHHEHFSGEGYPSQLAGETIPLGARIIAVADAFDAMTSVRSYQDPRTLPEALQELRHCSGSQFDPEVVETFVGALRSYDDIAEYTREAAAVNLSSLAGVSLQ, from the coding sequence TTGACATTAAAACTGCGGCTCTATGTATATACGGTCATTGCTCTCGGTGTCATTCTCCTCATTGGACTTGGTCTGCCGGAGAGCCCTGCGGAAGTTACGGCGATAGTTGTTTTCGGCGTGATTGCCATGCTTTTCGAGGCTTTATCGATTGAAGCGCTGCTTGGCAAATCTACCATTTCCGTTAGTTATGTTCCCATCATAACGGTGGCATTACTTTTTGATGTGCAGGTGGCGGCTTGGGTCGGTGCACTGAGTAGTCTCAATGTAAAGGAGATTATGGGTGGTAAGCCCTTGTTGCGAAATCTCTTCAATTTCGCGCAAGTGGCAGTTTCTGGAGCAGCTGCAGGGGCCGCTTATGCATACGTTGGCGGAAGTGCTCGGGAAGTGGACATGATTTTTGGCGCGAGTGTTGTTGTGGGTGTGTTGGCTTTACTACTTGTCAACGCTTTGCTCACTGGCGTTGCGGTCAGTTTGTCTGAACGGGTGGGGTTAGTGAAAGTGCTTCGGCTTATGCTAGGTAGCGGTGGTCTTGCCTATGTGGTTACTGCCCCTCTCGCCGTACTCACGGCGGTGCTCTACATCCATGTGGGCTACGTGGGGGTCATACTCTCCCTGCTGCCGCTATTCCTCGCCCGCATGTCGCTTAAACTCTACCGCGATATGCGCCAGCACTACTTAGAGACAGTGCAGGCCCTAGCGCAGGCCATCGACGCCAAAGACACTTACACGCGGGGGCACTCTGGGCGGGTGGGCATCTATGCGGTCGATATTGCCCGCCGCATGGGCTGGCAGGGCGATAAGCTCGAGCAAATGTACTTTACGGCCTTGCTGCACGATATTGGCAAAATAGGCGTGCGAGACCACGTTCTTACCAAGGACGGCCGCCTGTCGCAGGCGGAGCGCGCAGAAATAAACAACCACCCCTCGCTAGGCGCGGATATTGTCCTCAAAATAGCTTACTTAAAGGAGGGCGCCGACTACATACGCCATCACCACGAGCATTTTAGTGGGGAAGGCTACCCAAGCCAGCTCGCGGGCGAGACCATACCGCTTGGGGCGCGTATTATCGCCGTGGCCGACGCCTTTGACGCCATGACCTCTGTGCGCAGTTACCAAGACCCGCGCACCCTACCTGAGGCGCTACAAGAATTGCGCCACTGTAGCGGCAGCCAGTTTGACCCCGAGGTCGTGGAAACTTTTGTCGGGGCCTTAAGGAGCTATGACGACATAGCCGAGTACACGCGCGAGGCCGCCGCCGTGAACCTCAGTTCTCTTGCGGGGGTTTCCTTGCAGTGA
- the prfB gene encoding peptide chain release factor 2, translating into MVCGGLFDLPHKQQRIGALAELTSALDFWADVSSAQKTLAELSALQNEVRAWQTLKDEAVDVGELIALAEELEDTAALEGVPLRLTALEGQLTELELRLLLAGPYARNHCIVELHPGAGGVDSQDWASMLMRMYIRYAEKRGFGVEVLDYLAGDEAGLKSVSLLVKGEFAYGYLHAEKGVHRLVRLSPFDSSGRRHTSFASVSVLPVIDEEEALEIDPEDLRIDTYRSSGAGGQNVNKTDSAVRITHLPTNIVVQCQNERSQLNNKATAMRMLRGKLMERRLEEQQKEIDRLRGDIGEIAWGNQIRSYVFHPYNMVKDHRTGEETGNVQGVMDGALDPFIDAFLRWQAKR; encoded by the coding sequence ATAGTTTGCGGGGGTCTCTTTGACCTACCGCACAAGCAGCAACGCATCGGGGCTTTAGCAGAACTTACTTCCGCGCTTGATTTTTGGGCAGATGTATCTTCCGCGCAAAAGACACTCGCTGAGCTAAGTGCGCTGCAAAACGAAGTGCGCGCCTGGCAGACACTTAAGGACGAGGCGGTCGATGTAGGCGAGCTGATTGCCCTCGCCGAGGAGCTAGAGGACACCGCGGCGCTAGAGGGTGTGCCGCTTCGCCTCACCGCTCTCGAAGGGCAGCTTACAGAACTTGAGTTGCGTCTTTTACTAGCCGGACCCTATGCCAGAAACCACTGCATAGTTGAGCTGCACCCTGGCGCGGGCGGTGTAGATTCGCAAGACTGGGCCTCCATGCTCATGCGTATGTACATCCGCTATGCGGAAAAACGTGGTTTCGGAGTGGAAGTACTTGACTACTTGGCCGGAGACGAGGCGGGGCTAAAAAGTGTCTCCCTGCTCGTGAAGGGCGAGTTTGCTTACGGCTACCTGCATGCCGAGAAGGGCGTTCATCGCCTTGTTAGGCTCTCACCTTTCGACTCCTCCGGGCGCAGGCACACCTCTTTTGCCTCGGTATCTGTTTTGCCCGTGATTGACGAAGAAGAAGCACTCGAAATTGACCCTGAAGACTTGCGCATAGATACTTATCGGAGCAGCGGGGCGGGGGGACAGAATGTCAACAAAACTGACTCGGCGGTGCGCATCACTCATCTGCCTACTAATATCGTCGTGCAGTGCCAGAACGAACGTTCCCAGCTAAACAATAAAGCCACTGCAATGCGCATGCTGCGCGGCAAACTTATGGAGCGGAGGCTCGAAGAGCAGCAAAAGGAGATTGATCGGCTACGGGGCGATATCGGGGAGATCGCCTGGGGCAATCAGATACGCTCTTATGTCTTTCATCCCTACAACATGGTCAAAGACCACCGCACGGGCGAAGAAACGGGCAATGTGCAGGGCGTTATGGATGGCGCACTAGACCCCTTCATTGATGCTTTTCTGCGCTGGCAGGCCAAACGCTGA
- a CDS encoding DUF2993 domain-containing protein: protein MKKTLLWMLLVAFVLSVVTFLAPHLIARGIEMGLYRTLGADVSVRLASYPSLRLLLGQFEQIEIEAKNVSLGGLVANQYALVAENVAVNMRELLMKREVRFRNEGQMQVRVVVEEGELSKLLWERIPELRGWRIQLHAGRVTVLGQVPLLNAKVDIAVQGKFVAVGQDKIAFVPEGVEILGAPLPAALVNAVMQDTQFHIDLAAAPMPLELLDVKMEPGQLIVVARVLR from the coding sequence ATGAAGAAAACCTTGCTCTGGATGTTGCTCGTAGCTTTTGTACTGTCGGTAGTTACTTTTCTAGCGCCGCATCTTATCGCCCGCGGAATCGAAATGGGCCTCTATCGTACCCTGGGGGCCGATGTTTCTGTGCGGCTGGCCAGCTACCCTTCGCTAAGGCTATTGCTCGGCCAATTTGAGCAGATTGAAATCGAAGCCAAGAACGTGAGCCTAGGGGGTCTGGTAGCCAATCAGTACGCCCTAGTCGCCGAGAATGTTGCCGTCAACATGCGTGAGCTACTCATGAAGCGCGAAGTGCGTTTTCGTAACGAGGGCCAGATGCAGGTGCGCGTGGTGGTAGAAGAGGGTGAGTTAAGCAAACTCTTGTGGGAGCGTATCCCCGAGCTGCGGGGTTGGCGCATACAGCTCCATGCAGGAAGGGTGACGGTGCTCGGGCAGGTGCCCCTTCTTAACGCCAAAGTAGATATCGCTGTGCAGGGTAAATTTGTGGCCGTGGGCCAAGATAAGATTGCCTTTGTCCCAGAAGGGGTAGAAATTCTCGGCGCTCCGCTCCCTGCGGCCTTAGTAAACGCCGTCATGCAGGATACGCAGTTTCATATAGATTTAGCTGCGGCACCTATGCCGCTTGAGCTCTTGGATGTTAAAATGGAACCGGGCCAGCTCATTGTGGTGGCTCGTGTCTTGCGTT